A stretch of the Anaeromyxobacter sp. genome encodes the following:
- a CDS encoding zinc metalloprotease HtpX, with the protein MFLNQLKTILLLAALSALLVGAGAAIGPGAFWLFTALALGMNLFSYFWSDKLVLRMNGARELPRAEAPRLHALVEELALRAGLPKPRVFFVDDPAANAFATGRNPERAVVAVTRGLVELLDERELRGVLAHEVAHVRNRDILVASVAAGIATAVSSVANLLAFTGLFGGAQDEEGSPGGNLLFMLVAPIGATLVQLGISRSREYLADETGARLTGDPLALASALARLQRSAEVVPAQAAPATASLFIVNPFGGALAGLARLFSTHPPAEERIRRLEALARELGQPPRLSTSAVPSAFARG; encoded by the coding sequence ATGTTCCTCAACCAGCTCAAGACCATCCTGCTGCTGGCCGCCCTCTCGGCGCTGCTGGTGGGCGCCGGCGCCGCCATCGGCCCCGGGGCCTTCTGGCTCTTCACGGCCCTGGCCCTGGGCATGAACCTGTTCTCCTACTTCTGGTCCGACAAGCTCGTGCTCCGGATGAACGGGGCCCGTGAGCTCCCGCGCGCCGAGGCGCCTCGCCTGCACGCCCTGGTCGAGGAGCTGGCCCTGCGGGCCGGCCTGCCCAAGCCGCGGGTCTTCTTCGTCGACGACCCGGCCGCCAACGCCTTCGCCACCGGGCGCAACCCGGAGCGGGCCGTGGTGGCGGTCACCCGCGGCCTGGTGGAGCTCCTCGACGAGCGCGAGCTGCGCGGCGTCCTGGCCCACGAGGTGGCCCACGTGCGGAACCGCGATATCCTGGTGGCCAGCGTGGCGGCCGGCATCGCCACCGCGGTCTCGTCGGTCGCCAACCTGCTCGCCTTCACCGGCCTCTTCGGTGGCGCGCAGGACGAGGAGGGCTCCCCGGGCGGCAACCTGCTCTTCATGCTGGTGGCCCCCATCGGCGCCACGCTGGTGCAGCTCGGCATCTCCCGCTCGCGCGAGTACCTGGCCGACGAGACGGGCGCGCGCCTCACCGGCGACCCGCTGGCCCTGGCCTCGGCCCTGGCCCGGCTGCAGCGCTCGGCCGAGGTGGTGCCCGCCCAGGCGGCGCCGGCCACCGCCAGCCTGTTCATCGTCAACCCCTTCGGCGGCGCGCTGGCCGGGCTGGCCCGGCTCTTCTCGACCCACCCGCCGGCCGAGGAGCGCATCCGCCGCCTCGAGGCGCTGGCCCGCGAGCTGGGCCAGCCGCCCCGGCTCTCGACCTCCGCCGTCCCTTCCGCCTTCGCCCGCGGCTGA
- a CDS encoding alpha/beta fold hydrolase — protein MGRLGRFLDDAQQTAREWLDLDGTHNLVEKRTDLDGHPHPVLLLHGFFSTRRTFDVLEARLRRDGYGVFSLNLGGLRRAYNTRGIDDLADYVRAKVERVYARYPGLGPLTIVGHSKGGLVGAYYVKKLGGWRRTRAVVALGAPFHGTPKAWLGLPIALLAPSIPQLLPGSSFLRRFHAGRWPPQVRLTSLWSKQDTLAIWPSPVLDPAGSPLVRNVEVDCRHLDFLTRKGIYQVLRRELEAAGQPARPPLAVVAGGRAAAPPGARTVG, from the coding sequence ATGGGGCGGCTGGGGCGGTTCCTCGACGACGCGCAGCAGACGGCCCGGGAGTGGCTCGACCTCGACGGGACCCACAACCTGGTCGAGAAGCGGACCGACCTCGACGGCCACCCCCATCCGGTGCTGCTGCTGCACGGCTTCTTCTCGACCCGGCGCACCTTCGACGTGCTGGAGGCGCGGCTGCGGCGCGACGGCTACGGCGTCTTCTCGCTCAACCTGGGCGGCCTGCGGCGCGCCTACAACACCCGCGGCATCGACGACCTGGCCGACTACGTGCGCGCCAAGGTGGAGCGGGTCTACGCGCGCTACCCGGGCCTGGGGCCGCTCACCATCGTGGGCCACTCCAAGGGCGGCCTGGTGGGCGCCTACTACGTGAAGAAGCTCGGCGGCTGGCGGCGCACCCGGGCGGTGGTGGCGCTGGGGGCGCCCTTCCACGGCACGCCGAAGGCCTGGCTGGGCCTCCCCATCGCGCTCCTGGCCCCCTCCATCCCGCAGCTGCTGCCGGGGAGCTCCTTCCTGCGCCGCTTCCACGCCGGGCGCTGGCCGCCCCAGGTGCGCCTCACCTCCCTCTGGTCGAAGCAGGACACCCTGGCCATCTGGCCCTCGCCGGTGCTGGACCCGGCCGGCAGCCCGCTGGTGCGCAACGTGGAGGTGGACTGCCGCCACCTCGACTTCCTCACCAGGAAGGGGATCTACCAGGTGCTGCGGCGCGAGCTGGAGGCCGCCGGCCAGCCGGCGCGGCCTCCCCTGGCGGTGGTGGCGGGCGGGCGGGCCGCGGCGCCGCCGGGTGCGCGGACCGTGGGGTAG
- the aroF gene encoding 3-deoxy-7-phosphoheptulonate synthase, producing the protein MLIVMKPHASQAEVEAVVDRIRALGLTPHAIPGAQRVAIGITGNKGGLESGPFEVLPGVGEVIRVSQPFKLVSREVKPEDTVIDVGGALLGGPAIAIMAGPCSVESREQILETAHAVKAAGARFLRGGAFKPRTSPYEFQGLGEQGLKLLAEAREQTGLKVVTEVMDPDDLPMCLEYADVLQLGARNMQNFSLLKKLGAVKKPILLKRGPSATIREWLMAAEYVVAHGNYQVALCERGIRTFETATRNTLDLNAVPVLKALTHLPVVVDPSHGIGLRAHVAAMARAGVAAGADAIIVEVHPRPEQALSDGQQSLTPPEFVELMRQVRIIASAVGRAIA; encoded by the coding sequence ATGCTCATCGTGATGAAGCCGCACGCCAGCCAGGCCGAGGTCGAGGCGGTGGTGGATCGGATCCGCGCCCTCGGGCTGACCCCGCACGCCATCCCCGGGGCGCAGCGGGTGGCCATCGGCATCACCGGCAACAAGGGCGGGCTGGAGAGCGGGCCGTTCGAGGTGCTGCCCGGCGTGGGCGAGGTCATCCGCGTGTCGCAGCCGTTCAAGCTGGTGAGCCGCGAGGTCAAGCCGGAGGACACGGTCATCGACGTGGGCGGCGCGCTCCTGGGCGGTCCGGCCATCGCGATCATGGCCGGCCCGTGCTCGGTGGAGTCGCGCGAGCAGATCCTGGAGACCGCCCACGCGGTCAAGGCGGCCGGGGCGCGCTTCCTGCGCGGCGGCGCGTTCAAGCCGCGCACCAGCCCCTACGAGTTCCAGGGGCTCGGCGAGCAGGGCCTGAAGCTGCTGGCCGAGGCGCGCGAGCAGACCGGCCTCAAGGTGGTCACCGAGGTGATGGACCCGGACGACCTGCCCATGTGCCTGGAGTACGCCGACGTGCTGCAGCTGGGCGCGCGCAACATGCAGAACTTCTCGCTCCTGAAGAAGCTGGGCGCGGTGAAGAAGCCCATCCTGCTGAAGCGCGGCCCCTCGGCCACCATCCGCGAGTGGCTCATGGCGGCCGAGTACGTGGTGGCCCACGGCAACTACCAGGTGGCGCTGTGCGAGCGGGGCATCCGCACCTTCGAGACCGCCACCCGCAACACCCTGGACCTGAACGCCGTGCCGGTCCTGAAGGCCCTGACCCACCTGCCGGTGGTGGTGGACCCGTCCCACGGCATCGGCCTGCGGGCCCACGTGGCCGCCATGGCGCGCGCCGGCGTGGCGGCCGGGGCGGACGCCATCATCGTGGAGGTCCACCCGCGCCCGGAGCAGGCGCTCTCGGATGGGCAGCAGTCGCTCACCCCGCCGGAGTTCGTGGAGCTGATGCGGCAGGTGCGCATCATCGCCAGCGCGGTCGGCCGCGCCATCGCCTGA
- a CDS encoding pyrimidine/purine nucleoside phosphorylase yields MLTHNSYFEARVQSVGFERNGRRATAGVIDVGEFHFGTDAPERMTVVSGELLARLPGEPAFRSFPAGTSFEVPGKSGFDVKATAPAAYLCEFL; encoded by the coding sequence ATGCTCACGCACAACAGCTACTTCGAGGCCAGGGTCCAGAGCGTCGGGTTCGAGCGGAACGGCCGCCGCGCCACCGCCGGGGTGATCGACGTGGGCGAGTTCCACTTCGGCACCGACGCGCCCGAGCGGATGACGGTGGTCTCCGGCGAGCTCCTGGCCAGGCTGCCCGGCGAGCCGGCCTTCCGGTCCTTCCCGGCCGGCACCAGCTTCGAGGTGCCGGGGAAGAGCGGCTTCGACGTGAAGGCCACCGCCCCGGCGGCCTACCTCTGCGAGTTCCTCTAG
- a CDS encoding DUF885 family protein — MRHLTALAAAALCACATTAASPRPASPAPAAADAGRGEVNRTALAALLAEHWEYFLAQAPEYASILGDHRYDDRSSDVSAAAVAADLVKTRGFLARFQALDPAGLSEQEALTRTLMIRAFEEELEGARFEGWKMPVNQMDGIHLMAARLPSMLRFGSAQDFESWTIRLGHLPRQLDDTIANMRLGMAAGLMPPRFLLEKVAAQAEGIAALQPEATPFARCLEQLPADLPAAEQARLRARLLAAVKDAVLPAYARFARFVREEYAPRGRTEVGLWSLPDGAARYAFRAKESTTTPLTPDEIHELGLREVARIEGEMRAVATKAGFADLAAFRAAIAADPALRPTSREQILEIYRGHLDAMRRELPRLFGRLPRADFTVAAIEEFREKEAAGAQYVPASPDGSRPGRIEVNTGDFANRKTITMESTAYHEAVPGHHLQIAIQQELEALPPQRRFWLGYNAYSEGWALYSERLGREVGRFQAGPSYYGHLEDEMLRAIRLVVDTGLHARRWSRAQVVQFFRDHSAMDEVDLQAETDRYIVWPGQALAYKVGQLQILALRERATRELGPAFDLRGFHDVVLGGGSLPLDVLEARVAGWIATEKGKAARG; from the coding sequence ATGCGCCACCTCACCGCCCTCGCCGCCGCTGCGCTCTGCGCCTGCGCCACCACCGCCGCATCCCCCCGACCGGCCTCGCCGGCGCCCGCCGCGGCCGACGCCGGCCGCGGCGAGGTGAACCGGACGGCCCTGGCCGCCCTGCTCGCCGAGCACTGGGAGTACTTCCTGGCCCAGGCGCCGGAGTACGCCAGCATCCTGGGCGACCACCGCTACGACGACCGCTCCTCCGACGTCTCGGCCGCCGCGGTGGCGGCCGACCTGGTGAAGACCCGGGGCTTCCTGGCCCGCTTCCAGGCCCTGGACCCGGCCGGCCTCAGCGAGCAGGAGGCGCTGACCCGCACCCTCATGATCCGCGCCTTCGAGGAGGAGCTGGAGGGGGCGCGCTTCGAGGGCTGGAAGATGCCGGTCAACCAGATGGACGGCATCCACCTGATGGCGGCGCGGCTCCCCTCGATGCTGCGGTTCGGCTCCGCCCAGGACTTCGAGAGCTGGACCATCCGGCTCGGCCACCTGCCGCGGCAGCTCGACGACACCATCGCCAACATGCGGCTCGGCATGGCCGCCGGGCTCATGCCGCCCCGCTTCCTGCTGGAGAAGGTGGCGGCCCAGGCCGAGGGGATCGCGGCGCTCCAGCCCGAGGCCACCCCGTTCGCCCGCTGCCTGGAGCAGCTGCCGGCCGACCTGCCGGCCGCCGAGCAGGCCCGGCTGCGGGCCCGGCTGCTGGCCGCCGTGAAGGATGCCGTGCTGCCGGCCTACGCCCGCTTCGCCAGGTTCGTGCGGGAGGAGTACGCGCCCCGCGGGCGCACCGAGGTGGGGCTCTGGTCCCTGCCGGACGGCGCGGCCCGCTACGCCTTCCGGGCCAAGGAGTCGACCACCACCCCCCTCACCCCCGACGAGATCCACGAGCTGGGCCTGCGCGAGGTGGCCCGCATCGAGGGCGAGATGCGGGCGGTGGCGACCAAGGCCGGCTTCGCCGACCTGGCCGCCTTCCGCGCCGCCATCGCCGCCGACCCCGCGCTCCGACCCACCTCGCGCGAGCAGATCCTGGAGATCTACCGCGGGCACCTCGACGCCATGCGCCGGGAGCTGCCCCGCCTCTTCGGCCGGCTGCCCAGGGCCGACTTCACCGTGGCCGCCATCGAGGAGTTCCGCGAGAAGGAGGCGGCCGGCGCCCAGTACGTGCCGGCCTCGCCGGACGGCTCGCGCCCCGGCCGCATCGAGGTCAACACCGGCGACTTCGCCAACCGCAAGACCATCACCATGGAGTCGACCGCCTACCACGAGGCGGTGCCGGGCCATCACCTGCAGATCGCCATCCAGCAGGAGCTGGAGGCGCTGCCGCCGCAGCGCCGCTTCTGGCTGGGCTACAACGCCTACTCCGAGGGCTGGGCCCTCTACTCCGAGCGGCTCGGCCGCGAGGTGGGGCGCTTCCAGGCGGGCCCCAGCTACTACGGCCACCTGGAGGACGAGATGCTCCGCGCCATCCGGCTGGTGGTGGACACCGGGCTGCACGCCAGGCGCTGGAGCCGCGCCCAGGTGGTCCAGTTCTTCCGCGACCACTCGGCCATGGACGAGGTGGACCTGCAGGCCGAGACCGACCGCTACATCGTCTGGCCCGGGCAGGCGCTGGCCTACAAGGTGGGGCAGCTCCAGATCCTGGCGCTGCGGGAGCGGGCCACCCGTGAGCTCGGGCCGGCCTTCGACCTGCGCGGCTTCCACGACGTGGTGCTGGGCGGCGGCAGCCTGCCGCTCGACGTGCTGGAGGCGCGGGTGGCCGGCTGGATCGCCACCGAGAAGGGCAAGGCGGCGCGCGGCTGA
- a CDS encoding tryptophan synthase subunit alpha produces MNRLESTFARCRAERRGALVTYVMGGDPDVKGSARMALACVAGGADLLEIGVPFSDPIADGATIQQAAGRALAHGTTPRDCLEVVRAVRTVSQVPVALMGYLNPILSADPATFFPEAAAAGVDALIIPDLLPEESGDLGELAARHGLGLVFLLAPTSTPARVTAAVQAATGFVYFVSVTGVTGARATLPTDLAGKVAAVRAESRVPVVIGFGVSTPEQARALGGLADGVVVGSAIVARVAGPGPVTRRAAAVKAFVATLARSLRA; encoded by the coding sequence GTGAACCGGCTCGAGTCGACCTTCGCCCGCTGCCGCGCCGAGCGCCGCGGCGCGCTCGTCACCTACGTCATGGGTGGCGACCCGGACGTGAAGGGCTCCGCCCGCATGGCCCTGGCCTGCGTGGCCGGCGGCGCGGACCTGCTGGAGATCGGCGTCCCCTTCTCCGACCCCATCGCCGACGGCGCCACCATCCAGCAGGCGGCCGGCCGGGCCCTGGCCCACGGCACCACCCCGCGCGACTGCCTCGAGGTGGTGCGGGCCGTCCGGACGGTGAGCCAGGTGCCGGTGGCGCTGATGGGCTACCTGAACCCCATCCTCTCGGCCGACCCCGCCACCTTCTTCCCGGAGGCGGCGGCCGCCGGGGTGGACGCCCTCATCATCCCGGACCTCCTGCCAGAGGAGTCCGGCGACCTCGGCGAGCTGGCGGCCCGCCACGGCCTCGGGCTGGTCTTCCTGCTGGCCCCCACCTCCACCCCGGCGCGGGTCACGGCGGCGGTGCAGGCAGCCACCGGCTTCGTCTACTTCGTCTCGGTCACCGGCGTGACCGGCGCGCGCGCCACCCTGCCCACCGACCTCGCCGGCAAGGTGGCGGCGGTGCGGGCCGAGAGCCGGGTGCCGGTGGTCATCGGCTTCGGGGTCTCCACCCCGGAGCAGGCCCGGGCGCTGGGCGGCCTGGCCGACGGCGTGGTGGTGGGCAGCGCCATCGTCGCCAGGGTGGCAGGGCCCGGCCCGGTGACCAGGCGGGCCGCCGCGGTGAAGGCCTTCGTGGCGACGCTGGCGAGGTCGCTCCGGGCCTGA
- the trpB gene encoding tryptophan synthase subunit beta, with product MSPTPLPDARGRFGAYGGRFVPETLVPALDELEAAWHAARADPAFEAELTELLVRFAGRETPLGEARRMSAEVGGCRVLLKREDLCHTGAHKVNNTLGQVLLARRMGKTRIIAETGAGQHGVATATAAALFGLPCDVYMGALDVERQALNVFRMELLGARVIPVQAGSRTLKDAMNEALRDWVTNVGHTHYIIGSVAGPHPYPALVRDFQSVIGTEARAQCLAVAGRLPDAVVACVGGGSNAMGIFSGFVDDPAVRLVGVEAAGHGLETGRHGAALARGTPGVLHGSRSYVLQDPNGQIIEAHSISAGLDYPGVGPELSYLKDTGRLTLRQATDDQALAALQYLATMEGIIPALETAHAVHAARDLARELGPGGLLIVNVSGRGDKDVDTVRKALAAGSVAPKHATAKVKAGARSQRPSPRPSPRKGEGSPRPRGSKPGSKPGSKRPSPRPSPRRGEGGPPPRGSKPKPGSKPGSKSGRSR from the coding sequence ATGAGCCCCACCCCCCTGCCCGACGCCCGCGGCCGCTTCGGCGCCTACGGCGGCCGCTTCGTGCCCGAGACCCTGGTGCCGGCCCTCGACGAGCTGGAGGCCGCCTGGCACGCCGCCCGGGCCGACCCGGCCTTCGAGGCCGAGCTCACCGAGCTCCTGGTGCGCTTCGCCGGACGCGAGACGCCGCTCGGAGAGGCGCGCCGCATGAGCGCCGAGGTGGGCGGCTGCCGCGTGCTCCTGAAGCGCGAGGACCTGTGCCACACCGGCGCCCACAAGGTGAACAACACGCTGGGCCAGGTGCTGCTGGCCAGGCGCATGGGCAAGACCCGCATCATCGCCGAGACCGGCGCCGGCCAGCACGGCGTGGCCACCGCCACCGCCGCGGCCCTCTTCGGGCTGCCCTGCGACGTGTACATGGGCGCGCTGGACGTGGAGCGCCAGGCGCTCAACGTCTTCCGCATGGAGCTCCTGGGCGCGCGGGTCATCCCGGTGCAGGCCGGGTCGAGGACGCTCAAGGACGCCATGAACGAGGCCCTGCGCGACTGGGTCACCAACGTGGGCCACACCCACTACATCATCGGCTCGGTGGCCGGGCCCCACCCCTACCCGGCCCTGGTGCGTGACTTCCAGAGCGTCATCGGCACCGAGGCCCGGGCCCAGTGCCTCGCCGTGGCGGGTCGCCTGCCCGACGCGGTGGTGGCCTGCGTGGGCGGCGGCTCCAACGCCATGGGCATCTTCTCGGGCTTCGTCGACGACCCGGCGGTGCGGCTGGTGGGCGTGGAGGCGGCCGGCCACGGGCTCGAGACCGGGCGCCACGGCGCGGCCCTGGCGCGCGGCACGCCGGGCGTGCTGCACGGCTCCAGGAGCTACGTGCTGCAGGACCCCAACGGGCAGATCATCGAGGCCCACTCCATCAGCGCCGGCCTGGACTACCCGGGCGTGGGGCCGGAGCTCTCGTACCTGAAGGACACCGGGCGGCTCACCCTGCGGCAGGCCACCGACGACCAGGCCCTGGCGGCCCTGCAGTACCTGGCCACCATGGAGGGGATCATCCCGGCGCTGGAGACCGCCCACGCGGTCCACGCGGCGCGTGACCTGGCCCGCGAGCTCGGCCCCGGGGGGCTCCTGATCGTCAACGTCTCGGGCCGCGGCGACAAGGACGTGGACACGGTGCGCAAGGCCCTGGCGGCGGGGAGCGTGGCGCCGAAGCACGCCACGGCGAAGGTGAAGGCGGGGGCGAGGTCGCAGCGCCCCTCACCCCGGCCCTCTCCCCGGAAGGGAGAGGGAAGTCCCCGACCGAGGGGGTCGAAGCCGGGATCGAAGCCGGGGTCGAAGCGCCCCTCACCCCGGCCCTCTCCCCGGAGGGGAGAGGGGGGTCCGCCACCGCGGGGGTCGAAGCCGAAGCCGGGGTCGAAGCCGGGGTCGAAGTCGGGGAGGTCCAGGTGA
- a CDS encoding phosphoribosylanthranilate isomerase, with protein MERAARPRVKICGLTRLEDALAAARLGAHALGFNFWPGSRRFISPAAARAIVRALPPFVVPVGVFVDAGRDELLAAAAVSGVQVLQLHGDEPPALCAQLPLPVLKAIRVRGPESLALLDRYAGAAAGFLLDADSAGYGGSGATFDWALAAQAAARFPVTLAGGLTPANVAAAVRRVRPWAVDTASGVEVSPGVKDHDKLARFIGAAEEPT; from the coding sequence CTGGAGCGGGCGGCGCGCCCCCGCGTCAAGATCTGCGGCCTGACCCGGCTGGAGGACGCCCTGGCGGCGGCCCGGCTGGGCGCCCACGCCCTGGGCTTCAACTTCTGGCCGGGCTCGAGGCGCTTCATCTCCCCGGCCGCGGCCCGCGCCATCGTCCGCGCCCTGCCACCGTTCGTGGTGCCGGTGGGCGTGTTCGTGGACGCCGGCCGCGACGAGCTCCTCGCGGCGGCGGCCGTCTCCGGCGTGCAGGTGCTGCAGCTGCACGGCGACGAGCCGCCGGCGCTCTGCGCCCAGCTGCCCCTGCCGGTGCTCAAGGCCATCCGGGTGCGCGGGCCGGAGTCGCTGGCGCTGCTCGACCGCTACGCCGGCGCCGCCGCCGGCTTCCTGCTGGACGCCGACTCGGCCGGCTACGGGGGCAGCGGCGCGACCTTCGACTGGGCCCTGGCGGCCCAGGCCGCGGCGCGCTTCCCGGTGACCCTGGCCGGCGGCCTGACCCCCGCCAACGTGGCCGCCGCGGTGCGGCGGGTGCGCCCCTGGGCGGTGGACACCGCCAGCGGCGTCGAGGTCTCGCCCGGCGTGAAGGATCACGACAAGCTGGCCCGCTTCATCGGCGCGGCCGAGGAGCCGACATGA
- the trpC gene encoding indole-3-glycerol phosphate synthase TrpC gives MTTYLDAILARKRLEVAALQAATPERELVARLPEAPPPRPLAAALSRRGGPTRVVAEVKRASPSAGAIAAGLDAVAQAAAYQAAGAAAISVLTDGPGFGGSLADLVAVRRAVDLPVLRKDFTVGGWQLTEARAAGADAALLIVAALDDDELRRLHDRCGELGLAALVEVHDEAELERALRAGAALVGVNNRNLHTFQVDLGTSVRLIPTFPPEVLAVAESGVRTPEDARRLRAAGAPNLLVGEALVRAADPGALLRELCR, from the coding sequence ATGACCACCTACCTCGACGCCATCCTGGCGCGGAAGCGGCTGGAGGTGGCGGCCCTGCAGGCGGCCACCCCCGAGCGCGAGCTGGTGGCGCGGCTGCCCGAGGCCCCACCGCCCCGCCCCCTGGCCGCCGCGCTGTCGCGCCGCGGCGGGCCCACCCGGGTGGTGGCCGAGGTGAAGCGGGCCAGCCCCTCGGCCGGCGCCATCGCGGCCGGGCTCGACGCCGTGGCGCAGGCCGCCGCCTACCAGGCGGCGGGCGCGGCGGCCATCTCGGTGCTCACCGACGGGCCGGGCTTCGGCGGGTCGCTGGCCGACCTGGTGGCGGTGCGCCGGGCCGTGGACCTCCCGGTGCTGCGCAAGGACTTCACGGTGGGCGGCTGGCAGCTCACCGAGGCCCGCGCGGCCGGCGCCGACGCCGCCCTGCTCATCGTGGCGGCGCTCGACGACGATGAGCTCAGGCGGCTGCACGACCGCTGCGGCGAGCTGGGCCTGGCGGCCCTGGTCGAGGTCCACGACGAGGCCGAGCTGGAGCGGGCGCTGCGCGCCGGGGCGGCCCTGGTGGGCGTCAACAACCGCAACCTCCACACCTTCCAGGTGGACCTGGGCACCTCGGTGCGGCTCATCCCCACCTTCCCGCCGGAGGTGCTGGCGGTGGCCGAGAGCGGCGTGCGCACGCCCGAGGACGCCCGCCGGCTCCGCGCCGCCGGGGCGCCCAACCTGCTGGTCGGCGAGGCGCTGGTGCGCGCCGCCGACCCGGGGGCGCTCCTGCGGGAGCTGTGCCGGTGA
- the trpD gene encoding anthranilate phosphoribosyltransferase, translated as MIQQALPRLLDAQSLSRAEMAAVMSEIADGAATPAQVGAFLAALRVKGETVDEIAGAAEVMRARAERVHVAAKVFVDTCGTGGDGRNTFNISTTAAFVVAGAGVTVAKHGNRAVSSRSGSADVLAALGVNVDAPTAVVEQAIAEVGIGFLFAPRLHPAFKAVAGIRRELGVRTIFNLLGPLANPAGARHQVVGVYEPRWVPIIGGVLAALGAVHAFVVHGDGLDEISVTGMTHVAEVKDGAVERFCVLPEDLGLPRHAESEIAGGDADRNAAILRDVLSGQRGAPRDAVLANAAAALVCAGAADDLRAGVPLAAAAIDRGAAADMLRRLVEATRPA; from the coding sequence GTGATCCAGCAGGCCCTGCCGCGCCTCCTCGACGCCCAGTCCCTCTCGCGCGCCGAGATGGCCGCGGTCATGTCGGAGATCGCCGACGGCGCCGCCACCCCGGCCCAGGTGGGCGCCTTCCTGGCGGCGCTCCGGGTCAAGGGCGAGACGGTGGACGAGATCGCCGGCGCCGCCGAGGTGATGCGGGCCCGCGCCGAGCGGGTGCACGTGGCGGCCAAGGTCTTCGTGGACACCTGCGGCACCGGCGGCGACGGCCGCAACACCTTCAACATCTCCACCACCGCCGCCTTCGTGGTGGCCGGGGCCGGCGTCACCGTGGCCAAGCACGGCAACCGGGCGGTCTCCTCCCGCTCCGGCTCGGCCGACGTGCTGGCCGCGCTGGGCGTCAACGTGGACGCCCCCACCGCGGTGGTGGAGCAGGCCATCGCCGAGGTCGGCATCGGCTTCCTCTTCGCCCCGCGCCTGCACCCGGCCTTCAAGGCGGTGGCCGGCATCCGGCGCGAGCTGGGGGTGCGCACCATCTTCAACCTGCTCGGGCCGCTGGCCAACCCGGCCGGCGCTCGCCACCAGGTGGTCGGGGTCTACGAGCCGCGCTGGGTGCCCATCATCGGCGGGGTGCTGGCGGCGCTGGGGGCGGTCCACGCCTTCGTGGTGCACGGCGACGGCCTCGACGAGATCTCGGTCACCGGCATGACCCACGTGGCCGAGGTGAAGGACGGCGCGGTGGAGCGGTTCTGCGTGCTCCCCGAGGACCTGGGCCTGCCGCGCCACGCCGAGTCCGAGATCGCCGGCGGCGACGCCGACCGCAACGCCGCCATCCTGCGCGACGTGCTCTCCGGCCAGCGCGGCGCCCCGCGCGACGCGGTGCTGGCCAACGCGGCCGCCGCCCTGGTGTGCGCCGGCGCCGCCGACGACCTGCGCGCCGGCGTGCCGCTGGCGGCCGCGGCCATCGACCGCGGCGCCGCGGCCGACATGCTGCGGCGGCTGGTCGAGGCGACCCGGCCGGCATGA
- a CDS encoding aminodeoxychorismate/anthranilate synthase component II yields the protein MSAPRVLMIDNYDSFTWNLVQYLGELGADVKVFRNDQIDVPGIRAFGPDGLVLSPGPCTPDEAGCTLAAIRELSGDLPILGVCLGHQAIGQAFGGKVIRNARIVHGKASPVHHGGAGLYAGLPAPFQAGRYHSLVVERATLPPQLQVTSWTAEGEIMGLRHATLEVEGVQFHPESILTEAGKPLLANWLARLTGGGRP from the coding sequence ATGAGCGCCCCTCGCGTGCTGATGATCGACAACTACGACTCCTTCACCTGGAACCTGGTCCAGTACCTGGGCGAGCTGGGCGCCGACGTGAAGGTCTTCCGCAACGACCAGATCGACGTGCCCGGCATCCGCGCCTTCGGGCCGGACGGGCTGGTGCTGTCGCCCGGCCCCTGCACCCCGGACGAGGCCGGCTGCACCCTGGCCGCCATCCGCGAGCTCTCCGGCGACCTGCCCATCCTGGGGGTGTGCCTGGGCCACCAGGCCATCGGCCAGGCCTTCGGCGGCAAGGTGATCCGCAACGCCCGCATCGTGCACGGCAAGGCCAGCCCGGTGCACCACGGGGGCGCCGGCCTCTACGCCGGCCTGCCCGCGCCCTTCCAGGCCGGCCGCTACCACTCGCTGGTGGTGGAGCGCGCCACCCTGCCGCCGCAGCTCCAGGTGACCAGCTGGACCGCCGAGGGGGAGATCATGGGCCTGCGCCACGCCACCCTCGAGGTGGAGGGCGTGCAGTTCCACCCCGAGTCGATCCTGACCGAGGCCGGCAAGCCGCTGCTGGCCAACTGGCTGGCCCGCCTGACCGGCGGGGGGCGCCCGTGA
- a CDS encoding aspartate 1-decarboxylase, with protein sequence MRRTFFKSKIHRATVTHADLDYEGSVSIDEDLLEAAGIWEYEAVHVWNITRGTRLQTYAIKGQRGSGVICINGAAAHLNKPGDLVILATFAELEEAEAQGFKPTVVLVDRQNRIVSRDVVEIAGPARRVTA encoded by the coding sequence ATGCGCCGGACCTTCTTCAAGTCCAAGATCCACCGGGCCACGGTGACGCACGCCGACCTCGACTACGAGGGCTCGGTGTCCATCGACGAGGACCTCCTCGAGGCCGCCGGCATCTGGGAGTACGAGGCGGTCCACGTCTGGAACATCACCCGCGGGACCCGCCTGCAGACCTACGCCATCAAGGGGCAGCGCGGCAGCGGCGTCATCTGCATCAACGGGGCGGCCGCCCACCTCAACAAGCCGGGCGACCTGGTGATCCTGGCCACCTTCGCCGAGCTGGAGGAGGCGGAGGCCCAGGGCTTCAAGCCCACCGTGGTGCTGGTGGACCGGCAGAACCGGATCGTGTCGCGCGACGTGGTGGAGATCGCAGGGCCTGCACGCCGGGTGACGGCGTGA